A region of Sphingobium baderi DNA encodes the following proteins:
- a CDS encoding aldehyde dehydrogenase family protein, translated as MVKMLIDGALVDTARHMDVIDPSDESVVAQVPDAGAAEVDQAVAAAKRAFPAWRDSTAQARGDALAAMARVIADNGDELAALLIQETGRPMALAQFEIAHLAQGYLNYYANLRIEPEILIEDDTRRVELHRKPLGVVAAVVPWNAPVFIACNKIAPALAAGNCIVVKTAPSTPLTTLRLGELIKDVVPAGVVNILSGGNEAGAHLVAHPDVAKVTFTGSTGTGRKIMEAASPTLKRVTLELGGNDAAIVLPDADVKAIAPAIFAFAFFNSGQVCAIIKRLYVHESLYDAMCAEIAAYASGSKLAGGRDPEAQFGPVQNKAQYDKVLDYLAGAKASGTIIAGGELPEGPGYFVPLTVVRDVAEGDVIVDEEPFGPILPIIRYSDVDDVIARANASPYALGGSIWSSDPEAAAKVALRLESGSVWVNQHCALDPAVPFPANKQSGFGVEGGIEGLYPYTALQTLNIAKAAAA; from the coding sequence ATGGTCAAGATGCTGATCGACGGGGCGCTGGTCGATACCGCGCGCCATATGGATGTCATCGATCCCAGCGACGAGAGCGTCGTGGCGCAGGTGCCGGACGCCGGTGCAGCGGAAGTCGATCAGGCGGTGGCGGCGGCCAAGCGGGCCTTCCCGGCGTGGCGCGACAGCACGGCGCAGGCGCGCGGCGATGCCCTTGCGGCCATGGCCAGGGTCATCGCCGACAATGGCGACGAGCTGGCGGCGCTGCTCATCCAGGAAACCGGACGTCCCATGGCGCTCGCCCAGTTCGAGATCGCGCACCTCGCCCAAGGCTATCTGAACTATTATGCCAATCTGCGGATCGAACCGGAAATCCTGATCGAGGACGACACGCGCCGGGTCGAACTGCACAGGAAGCCACTGGGCGTCGTGGCCGCGGTGGTGCCGTGGAACGCGCCGGTCTTCATCGCCTGCAACAAGATCGCGCCGGCGCTGGCCGCAGGCAACTGCATCGTCGTCAAGACTGCACCGTCCACGCCGCTCACCACCCTGCGTCTGGGCGAACTCATCAAGGATGTCGTGCCGGCCGGTGTCGTCAACATCCTGTCAGGCGGCAATGAAGCAGGCGCGCATCTCGTCGCCCATCCGGACGTCGCCAAGGTCACTTTCACGGGATCGACCGGCACCGGCCGCAAGATCATGGAGGCGGCGTCGCCCACCCTCAAGCGGGTCACGCTCGAACTGGGGGGCAATGATGCCGCGATCGTGCTGCCCGACGCGGACGTGAAGGCCATCGCGCCCGCCATCTTCGCCTTCGCCTTCTTCAACAGCGGTCAGGTCTGCGCGATCATCAAGCGTCTATATGTCCATGAGAGCCTGTACGACGCCATGTGCGCGGAAATCGCGGCTTATGCTTCGGGCTCGAAGCTCGCTGGCGGCCGCGATCCCGAAGCGCAATTCGGCCCGGTCCAGAACAAGGCGCAATATGACAAGGTGCTGGACTATCTGGCGGGCGCGAAGGCCAGCGGCACGATCATCGCGGGCGGCGAACTGCCCGAAGGCCCCGGCTATTTCGTGCCGCTGACCGTCGTGCGCGACGTGGCCGAGGGGGATGTGATCGTCGATGAGGAGCCGTTCGGCCCTATCCTGCCGATCATCCGTTACAGCGACGTCGACGATGTGATCGCCCGCGCCAACGCGTCGCCCTATGCGCTGGGCGGTTCCATCTGGTCGAGCGACCCCGAAGCCGCCGCGAAAGTCGCGTTGCGCCTGGAAAGCGGCAGCGTCTGGGTGAACCAGCATTGCGCGCTCGATCCGGCCGTCCCCTTTCCGGCGAACAAGCAGTCCGGCTTCGGCGTCGAAGGCGGTATCGAGGGGCTTTATCCCTATACCGCGCTTCAGACCCTCAACATCGCCAAGGCGGCTGCGGCATGA
- a CDS encoding indolepyruvate ferredoxin oxidoreductase family protein: MRDVKLDDKYTIDDGRVIMSGTHALIRVPLLQKEIDQRNGLNTGGFISGYRGSPLGSYDMELWRAKKLLESHDILFQPGVNEDLAATAVWGTQMLATTPGANKDGVFAIWYGKGPGVDRSGDSFKHGNIAGTHPHGGVLIVAGDDHSGKSSTVAHQSELALMHAGMPILAPSNVQDVIDFGLLGIAMSRYTGLYTGFKLTNETLEQTMTVDIRSGDNGPITPDRGAAPANGFHNYPTHLDRIASETVVKRYRWPLIEKFVRANHIDRVLVDAPVRRLGIVSTGKAVQDVRQALKLLGLDDEAAAALGISVYKLGCMYPVERQGLAQFAAGQSELLFIEEKDPLTENQAKAILYGRPDTPPIVGKLDEDGVFMIPSDEQLEPVQLALVIAERLRRLGAGNAALTERAERLSRQMETIAALKPVDAARSPYFCSGCPHNTGTRFPEGSIAAGGIGCHAMAMYSGPEMLPNTQMGGEGAHWYSLAYFSDMNHIFQNMGDGTYYHSGLLAVRGAVAAKVNMTFKILFNDAVAMTGGQPVDGPLTPGDITRQVLAEGVVRCVVVTDRPDLYGAHSGLGEGVTVHHRDTYDAVQKELRDVPGVTVIVYEQTCAAEKRRRRKRGKFPDPAKRMFINAAVCEGCGDCSVQSNCVSVWPKETELGRKRQIDQSNCNKDYSCVKGFCPSFVTVLDAEPRKPQKAQLDGEADMALPDPAIVPLHDGAYNIMISGIGGTGVVTIGALLAMAAHLEGKSTSVFDMTGLSQKNGAVFSHLRIAERNDDLGAQKLGIGEADLALAFDAVAGLAKEPAITLSADRTRVVVNARVTPTPAFQRNPDLTLDQGLLVRRLKKMSADLHGVDATGLGLALLGDTIAANLFMLGYASQLGLLPVSPQAIERAVEINGVAVPFNKAAFALGRLKAIDPARIEKAVVSHVQELDFIPLTKLEDIVAHRTQLLTDYQNAAWAQRYRDLVDIVAKAESLATPGKDELSVMVARNFAKLMAYKDEYEVARLHADPAFRQQLKDAFEDGAKLRYNLAPPLFSRRDADGHLIKREFGSWMGKAFTFLARFKGLRGTAFDIFGYTQERKMERGLIDHYEAQMLMVARRLTPANYAAAVELASLPGQIRGYGHVKEANVEKVRALEPMILKKFEDAAILAAGAPAPLLQNA, from the coding sequence ATGCGTGACGTGAAACTGGACGATAAATATACGATTGATGACGGCCGGGTGATCATGAGCGGCACCCATGCCTTGATCCGCGTGCCGCTGCTGCAGAAGGAAATCGACCAGCGCAACGGCCTCAACACCGGCGGTTTCATATCGGGCTATCGCGGCTCGCCGCTCGGGTCCTACGATATGGAATTGTGGCGGGCGAAGAAGCTGTTGGAAAGCCACGACATCCTGTTCCAGCCCGGCGTGAACGAGGATCTGGCCGCAACCGCGGTGTGGGGCACGCAGATGCTGGCCACCACGCCCGGCGCCAACAAGGATGGCGTCTTTGCCATCTGGTACGGCAAGGGGCCGGGCGTCGACCGGTCCGGCGATTCGTTCAAGCACGGCAATATTGCGGGCACGCACCCCCATGGCGGTGTGCTGATCGTCGCGGGCGACGATCATTCGGGCAAGTCTTCCACCGTCGCGCATCAAAGCGAGTTGGCGCTGATGCACGCGGGCATGCCGATCCTGGCACCATCCAATGTGCAGGACGTTATCGACTTCGGCCTGCTGGGCATTGCGATGTCGCGCTATACCGGCCTTTATACGGGCTTCAAGCTGACCAACGAGACGCTGGAGCAGACCATGACGGTCGATATCCGCTCCGGCGATAATGGCCCGATCACGCCCGATCGCGGCGCGGCGCCCGCCAACGGCTTTCACAATTATCCGACCCATCTCGACCGCATCGCATCGGAAACGGTGGTCAAGCGCTATCGCTGGCCGCTGATCGAGAAGTTCGTGCGCGCCAATCACATCGACCGCGTGCTGGTCGACGCACCGGTCCGCAGGCTGGGTATCGTTTCGACCGGCAAGGCGGTGCAGGATGTGCGTCAGGCGCTGAAGCTGCTTGGCCTTGATGACGAAGCCGCCGCCGCGCTGGGCATCAGCGTCTACAAGCTTGGTTGCATGTATCCGGTGGAGCGGCAGGGCCTTGCTCAATTCGCCGCCGGCCAATCCGAACTCCTCTTCATCGAGGAAAAAGACCCGCTGACCGAGAATCAGGCCAAGGCGATCCTCTATGGCCGCCCCGATACGCCGCCCATCGTCGGCAAGCTGGACGAGGACGGCGTTTTCATGATCCCGTCCGACGAACAGCTCGAACCCGTGCAGCTCGCGCTCGTCATCGCCGAACGCCTGCGCCGGCTGGGTGCCGGGAACGCAGCACTGACAGAGCGCGCCGAACGCCTGTCGCGCCAGATGGAGACGATCGCTGCGCTCAAGCCCGTCGATGCGGCGCGCTCCCCCTATTTCTGTTCGGGCTGCCCGCACAATACCGGTACGCGTTTCCCCGAAGGCTCGATCGCGGCGGGCGGCATCGGTTGCCATGCCATGGCGATGTATTCCGGGCCGGAAATGCTGCCCAACACGCAGATGGGCGGGGAAGGGGCCCATTGGTACAGCCTCGCCTACTTCAGCGACATGAACCATATCTTCCAGAATATGGGCGACGGCACCTATTATCATAGCGGTCTGCTTGCGGTGCGCGGGGCGGTCGCGGCGAAGGTCAACATGACCTTCAAGATCCTGTTCAACGATGCCGTCGCCATGACCGGCGGCCAGCCGGTCGACGGGCCGCTGACGCCCGGCGACATCACGCGTCAGGTGCTGGCCGAAGGCGTGGTGCGCTGCGTCGTCGTCACCGACCGTCCCGACCTCTATGGCGCGCATAGCGGGCTGGGGGAGGGCGTGACCGTCCACCACCGCGACACCTATGACGCCGTGCAGAAGGAACTGCGCGATGTGCCCGGCGTCACCGTCATCGTCTATGAACAGACCTGTGCGGCGGAAAAGCGCCGCCGCCGCAAGCGCGGCAAGTTTCCCGATCCCGCCAAGCGCATGTTCATCAACGCGGCGGTGTGCGAAGGCTGCGGCGACTGTTCGGTCCAGTCCAATTGCGTGAGCGTCTGGCCCAAGGAAACCGAGCTTGGCCGCAAGCGGCAGATCGACCAGTCGAACTGCAACAAGGATTATAGCTGCGTAAAGGGTTTCTGCCCCAGCTTCGTCACCGTCCTCGACGCCGAGCCGCGCAAGCCCCAAAAGGCACAGCTGGACGGCGAGGCGGACATGGCGCTGCCCGATCCGGCGATCGTTCCGCTGCATGACGGCGCCTATAACATCATGATTTCTGGCATAGGCGGCACCGGCGTCGTCACCATCGGCGCGCTGCTCGCCATGGCGGCGCATCTGGAGGGCAAGTCGACATCGGTGTTCGACATGACCGGCCTTAGCCAGAAGAATGGCGCTGTGTTCAGCCATTTGCGCATCGCTGAACGGAATGACGACCTTGGCGCGCAGAAACTGGGCATCGGCGAGGCGGACCTAGCGCTGGCCTTCGACGCGGTCGCGGGGCTGGCCAAGGAACCGGCGATCACATTGTCGGCCGATCGCACGAGGGTGGTCGTCAACGCGCGTGTCACGCCGACGCCAGCCTTCCAGCGCAATCCCGACCTGACGCTGGACCAGGGGCTGCTCGTCCGTCGCCTTAAGAAGATGTCGGCCGACCTGCATGGCGTGGACGCCACCGGCCTTGGCCTGGCGCTGTTGGGCGACACCATCGCCGCGAACCTCTTCATGCTCGGCTATGCGAGCCAGCTCGGTCTGCTGCCCGTCTCTCCGCAAGCCATTGAACGCGCGGTGGAGATCAACGGCGTCGCCGTCCCCTTCAACAAGGCCGCCTTCGCCCTTGGCCGCTTGAAGGCGATCGATCCGGCCCGCATCGAAAAAGCGGTGGTCAGCCATGTGCAGGAACTGGACTTCATCCCGCTCACGAAGCTGGAAGACATTGTCGCCCATCGCACGCAGCTTTTGACCGATTATCAGAACGCCGCATGGGCGCAGCGTTACCGCGATCTGGTCGATATCGTGGCGAAGGCGGAATCGCTGGCGACGCCGGGCAAGGATGAACTGTCCGTCATGGTGGCGCGCAACTTCGCCAAGCTCATGGCCTATAAGGACGAATATGAGGTCGCCCGCCTGCATGCCGACCCGGCGTTCAGGCAGCAGCTCAAGGATGCGTTCGAGGACGGCGCGAAGCTGCGCTACAATCTGGCTCCGCCGCTTTTTTCCAGGCGCGACGCGGACGGGCACCTGATCAAGCGGGAATTCGGCTCGTGGATGGGTAAGGCCTTCACCTTTCTCGCGCGCTTCAAGGGGTTGCGCGGCACCGCCTTCGACATTTTCGGCTATACGCAGGAGCGCAAGATGGAGCGCGGCCTGATCGACCATTATGAAGCGCAGATGCTCATGGTGGCGCGCCGCCTGACGCCGGCTAATTATGCCGCCGCTGTCGAGCTTGCCTCGCTGCCGGGGCAGATTCGCGGCTACGGCCATGTGAAGGAAGCCAATGTCGAGAAGGTGCGCGCGCTGGAACCCATGATCCTCAAGAAATTCGAGGATGCGGCCATCCTCGCTGCCGGTGCTCCCGCGCCGCTGCTCCAGAACGCCTGA
- a CDS encoding glutathione S-transferase family protein — protein MTGPSFDSAPGTLALHGYPVSNYFNTARAALIEKGADFTIVPTRASQDDAFLAASAMGKIPYLRTPAGCIAETIAIVEYIEDVVPGVPLYPADPFERARARQIINIVQLYVEAPLRSLFPGVFMGGVNAPEAIAAVRPVVERAMGALSRLIAPAPFLMGAQLTHADLFAFYTVDLGERVMRFSYDASLIDSVAGLRDWRDRLAMRPSSRTVLADFYPAFAAYLHDKAAAWHEPEPKETTHA, from the coding sequence ATGACTGGTCCCTCATTCGATTCCGCGCCCGGAACCCTGGCCCTGCACGGCTATCCGGTGAGCAATTATTTCAACACGGCGCGCGCTGCGTTGATCGAGAAAGGCGCGGACTTCACGATCGTTCCCACCCGCGCCAGCCAGGACGATGCTTTCCTGGCGGCGAGCGCGATGGGCAAGATCCCCTATCTGCGAACCCCCGCCGGTTGCATCGCGGAAACCATCGCCATCGTCGAATATATCGAAGATGTGGTGCCAGGTGTTCCCCTATATCCCGCCGATCCGTTCGAGCGGGCGCGTGCGCGGCAGATCATCAACATCGTGCAGCTTTATGTCGAGGCGCCATTGCGCTCGCTCTTTCCCGGCGTCTTCATGGGCGGCGTAAACGCGCCGGAGGCGATCGCGGCGGTCCGGCCTGTCGTGGAGCGCGCGATGGGCGCGCTTTCGCGTCTGATCGCGCCCGCGCCGTTCCTGATGGGCGCGCAGCTGACCCATGCCGACCTGTTCGCCTTTTATACGGTCGATTTGGGGGAGCGCGTCATGCGGTTCAGCTATGACGCCTCGCTGATCGATTCCGTTGCGGGCCTGCGTGACTGGCGCGATCGCCTGGCGATGCGCCCGTCCAGCCGCACTGTCCTTGCCGATTTTTACCCCGCCTTTGCTGCCTACCTCCACGACAAGGCGGCTGCCTGGCACGAGCCGGAGCCGAAAGAGACAACCCATGCGTGA
- a CDS encoding Rieske (2Fe-2S) protein, protein MMKVGEMSELSAEKPLRVSLGSEKILIFLVNGAPVATAARCPHAHGPLHQGELCGTVLTCPWHGWSFDLVTGECEEDPDLLLQRYDVKVDGNDILVSQVPA, encoded by the coding sequence ATGATGAAAGTCGGTGAAATGTCGGAGCTGAGCGCGGAAAAGCCCCTCCGCGTGTCGCTGGGATCGGAAAAGATCCTGATATTCCTGGTGAACGGTGCACCCGTCGCCACGGCGGCGCGTTGCCCCCATGCCCATGGCCCGCTGCATCAGGGCGAACTGTGCGGCACGGTGCTGACCTGCCCCTGGCACGGCTGGAGCTTCGATCTGGTGACCGGCGAATGCGAGGAAGATCCCGACCTGCTGCTCCAGCGTTACGACGTGAAGGTGGACGGCAACGACATCCTCGTTTCCCAGGTCCCGGCATGA
- a CDS encoding FAD-binding oxidoreductase, producing MSGEPSAAGAPSSILIDKLRAILGESGVLAGADVSNRYPGYFMDRVEADILLRPETTEQVSQVMALCHAADQPVVIQGGMSGWVRATQTRRGDIILSLERMNRIESVDPANRTAIVQAGVILESFQDHLEPYGLSFPLDLGGRGSCQLGGNAATNAGGMRVIRYGMMREQVLGMEVVLADGRVLSSMNRMIKNNTGYDLKQLFIGSEGTLGVITRLVLRLRERPVSSNTALVCADSFDRIAKLLRYVDGALGGLLSAFELVDNSFYRVNTGAGRHAAPLGSDKPYYAMIEALGSDHERDRDLFEAVLADAAEKGLFDDAIVARSEKDRDAIWGIREDLEHIVHDFQPFYAFDVSLPVGDMEAYMAEVTRRLKAIWPDGGIAFLGHVGDGNLHIAIGAGGAGDREQVEACVYEPLRPIGGSVSAEHGIGLEKKPWLSITRNPLERGLMRDIKHMLDPKGILNPGKIFAEEAP from the coding sequence ATGAGCGGCGAGCCGTCGGCTGCTGGGGCGCCATCATCCATCCTGATCGACAAGCTTCGCGCCATATTGGGCGAGAGCGGCGTCCTGGCCGGCGCGGATGTTTCGAACCGCTATCCGGGTTATTTCATGGACAGGGTCGAAGCGGACATACTCCTGCGCCCGGAAACCACCGAGCAGGTGTCGCAGGTGATGGCGCTGTGCCACGCCGCCGACCAGCCGGTGGTCATCCAGGGCGGCATGTCCGGCTGGGTCCGCGCGACCCAGACGCGGCGGGGCGATATCATCCTGTCGCTTGAACGCATGAACCGGATCGAGAGCGTCGATCCCGCCAACCGCACCGCCATCGTCCAGGCGGGCGTGATCCTGGAAAGCTTCCAGGACCATCTGGAACCCTATGGTCTCAGCTTCCCGCTCGATCTGGGTGGACGCGGTTCCTGCCAGCTGGGCGGCAATGCGGCCACCAATGCGGGCGGCATGAGGGTCATCCGCTATGGCATGATGCGCGAGCAGGTTCTGGGCATGGAGGTTGTGCTGGCCGATGGCCGGGTGCTGTCGTCGATGAACCGGATGATCAAGAATAACACCGGCTATGACCTGAAACAGCTGTTCATCGGCAGCGAGGGCACGCTGGGGGTCATCACCCGTCTGGTGCTGCGCCTGCGCGAGCGGCCGGTCAGCAGCAACACCGCGCTGGTCTGCGCCGACAGCTTCGACCGGATCGCCAAGTTGCTGCGCTATGTCGATGGCGCGCTCGGCGGACTGCTCAGCGCCTTCGAACTGGTCGACAACAGTTTCTACCGCGTCAACACCGGGGCCGGGCGCCATGCCGCGCCACTGGGGTCAGACAAGCCCTATTATGCGATGATCGAGGCGCTCGGTTCCGACCATGAGCGCGACCGCGACCTGTTCGAGGCGGTGCTGGCCGATGCAGCGGAAAAGGGCCTGTTCGACGACGCCATCGTCGCCCGCTCCGAAAAGGATCGCGATGCGATCTGGGGCATCCGCGAGGATCTGGAACATATCGTCCATGATTTCCAGCCCTTCTACGCTTTCGACGTAAGCCTGCCGGTCGGTGACATGGAAGCTTATATGGCGGAGGTCACCCGGCGGCTGAAAGCCATCTGGCCCGATGGCGGCATCGCCTTCCTGGGCCATGTCGGCGACGGCAATCTGCACATCGCCATTGGCGCTGGTGGAGCGGGCGATCGCGAACAGGTCGAAGCCTGCGTCTATGAACCGCTGCGGCCGATTGGCGGATCGGTGTCCGCGGAACATGGCATCGGTCTGGAAAAAAAGCCCTGGCTGTCGATCACGCGCAACCCGCTGGAGCGAGGGCTGATGCGCGACATCAAGCATATGCTCGATCCCAAGGGCATCCTCAATCCGGGCAAGATCTTCGCGGAGGAAGCGCCGTGA
- a CDS encoding cytochrome P450, whose product MTYNPLDPAVTANPYPHYARLRAEEPVKWLDMMQGFAVSRWDDVEEVLSDGKTFSSAQFWPALLGEYDPVPEVQPMISLDPPGHVRIRKLANKAFVPSRVGVMQDRIRSVTHELIDAIFAKHGAEGTFDFVWEFSGLFPVSVIAEVLGVDIARRVDFKTWVDDLLAAGNRAAYGPERLAEIERSSQAIRAYFEEVYDERAANPGPDLISGFIQAEVNGERLTRSEVLNMAILLLIGGVETTTNLLGITFAHLKTHPDIAQAIWADPGKIPALLEEMLRFDGPVQMLFRHTTCDTRLAGVAIPKGSLVLPLLGSANHDERKFDRSEELVLDRNPKEIMSFGQGPHFCLGSYLSRMEAKSALEILTARFERIEVIGDTVKWSDSYFARGPKTLPVRFKAR is encoded by the coding sequence ATGACCTATAATCCGCTCGATCCGGCTGTCACCGCCAATCCCTATCCGCATTATGCCAGGCTGCGGGCCGAAGAACCGGTCAAATGGCTCGACATGATGCAGGGCTTCGCCGTTTCCCGCTGGGACGACGTCGAGGAAGTGTTGAGCGACGGCAAGACCTTTTCCTCCGCGCAATTCTGGCCGGCGTTGCTGGGCGAATATGATCCGGTGCCCGAAGTGCAGCCGATGATCTCGCTCGACCCGCCGGGCCATGTCCGCATCCGCAAGCTCGCCAACAAGGCGTTCGTGCCGAGCCGCGTCGGTGTGATGCAGGATCGCATCCGCAGCGTCACGCACGAGCTGATCGACGCCATCTTCGCCAAACATGGCGCCGAAGGGACGTTCGATTTCGTCTGGGAATTTTCCGGCCTGTTTCCGGTCAGCGTCATCGCCGAAGTGCTGGGCGTCGACATCGCCCGGCGGGTGGACTTCAAGACCTGGGTGGACGATCTGCTCGCGGCCGGTAACCGCGCGGCCTATGGCCCCGAACGGCTTGCCGAGATCGAGCGCAGCTCGCAGGCCATCCGTGCCTATTTCGAGGAAGTCTATGACGAACGGGCCGCCAATCCCGGCCCCGACCTCATCAGCGGATTCATCCAGGCGGAGGTCAATGGCGAACGCCTGACCCGCAGCGAAGTGCTGAATATGGCGATCCTGCTGCTGATCGGCGGCGTGGAGACGACCACGAACCTGTTGGGCATCACCTTCGCTCACCTGAAGACCCATCCCGACATCGCGCAGGCGATCTGGGCCGATCCGGGCAAGATCCCGGCGTTGCTGGAGGAGATGCTGCGCTTCGACGGGCCGGTGCAGATGCTGTTCCGTCACACGACCTGCGATACGCGGCTGGCGGGCGTGGCCATTCCCAAAGGATCGCTGGTACTTCCGCTGCTCGGATCAGCCAATCATGACGAGCGCAAATTTGACCGATCCGAGGAACTGGTGCTGGACCGCAACCCCAAGGAGATCATGTCGTTCGGGCAGGGGCCGCATTTCTGCCTCGGCTCCTATCTGTCCCGCATGGAAGCGAAATCGGCGCTGGAAATCCTGACTGCCCGTTTCGAAAGAATCGAGGTGATCGGAGACACCGTGAAATGGTCCGATTCCTATTTCGCGCGTGGTCCCAAGACGCTGCCGGTCAGGTTCAAGGCACGATGA
- a CDS encoding ester cyclase, whose product MNKDWAQYWIGLFADGTDELMTLYNPQFQFEDVNFDLRINNDLPALRKFFEGFVIEDPTQSYNRFDVFDYVGDNRLGSFQWTWETKHAGDFLGVPARGKITKTRGVTVMGWDENGKIVLERSIWDAVPVFQQLGVVPAFNTVSA is encoded by the coding sequence ATGAACAAGGATTGGGCGCAATATTGGATCGGCCTGTTCGCCGACGGCACCGATGAGCTGATGACGCTCTACAATCCGCAGTTTCAGTTCGAGGATGTCAATTTCGACCTTCGAATCAACAATGACCTCCCGGCGCTGCGCAAATTCTTCGAGGGCTTCGTCATCGAAGACCCGACCCAAAGCTATAACCGGTTCGACGTGTTCGATTATGTCGGCGACAATCGGCTGGGGTCCTTCCAGTGGACCTGGGAAACCAAACATGCCGGCGATTTCCTGGGCGTTCCCGCCAGGGGCAAGATCACAAAGACCCGCGGCGTCACCGTCATGGGGTGGGACGAAAATGGCAAGATCGTGTTGGAGCGCAGCATCTGGGATGCGGTTCCGGTCTTCCAGCAACTCGGCGTCGTCCCGGCGTTCAACACTGTTTCGGCGTGA